The Fictibacillus arsenicus genome contains a region encoding:
- the hisG gene encoding ATP phosphoribosyltransferase produces the protein MNTVLTMAMPKGRIFEEAVDLLRQAGYPLPPEFEESRKLIIDAPEAGLRFILAKPMDVPTYVEHGVADIGIAGKDVMLEEERDVYEVLDLKISACYLAVAGLPGGNYQKVAPKIASKYPNVASHYFREQGQQVEVIKLNGSIELAPLIGLADRIVDIVSTGRTLKENGLVELEKIADITSRLIVNPASYRLHAMRINELVERMRKLVENKGDVQ, from the coding sequence ATGAATACAGTTTTAACGATGGCGATGCCTAAAGGAAGAATATTTGAAGAAGCAGTCGACCTGTTAAGACAAGCAGGCTATCCGCTGCCTCCTGAATTTGAAGAATCACGCAAACTGATCATCGATGCACCTGAAGCAGGGCTTCGATTCATTCTCGCAAAGCCGATGGATGTTCCCACATATGTAGAGCATGGTGTTGCGGATATCGGAATCGCAGGCAAGGACGTAATGCTCGAGGAAGAGCGTGATGTTTACGAAGTGCTTGATCTGAAGATTTCAGCCTGCTATTTAGCTGTAGCAGGTCTGCCAGGCGGGAACTATCAAAAAGTCGCACCAAAAATCGCTTCAAAGTATCCGAATGTTGCTTCTCATTATTTCCGAGAGCAAGGTCAGCAAGTGGAAGTGATTAAATTGAACGGCTCTATTGAACTTGCACCGTTAATTGGGCTTGCAGACCGCATTGTAGATATTGTTTCCACGGGACGAACGCTGAAAGAAAACGGTTTGGTTGAGCTTGAAAAAATTGCAGACATTACATCGAGACTCATTGTGAACCCGGCAAGCTACAGACTTCATGCGATGAGAATTAACGAACTGGTCGAACGCATGCGTAAACTTGTAGAAAACAAGGGGGATGTCCAGTGA
- a CDS encoding ATP phosphoribosyltransferase regulatory subunit, translated as MSKPFVFEKPAGMRDTLPAFYQKNEDIKNIIKKEMESWGYQFIQTPTLEYHETVGEASAILDQQLFKLLDMEGKTLVLRPDMTAPIARVVSSSMKNVAYPLRLAYSSPVFRAQQREGGRPAEFEQVGIELIGEGTSSAEAEALALMTEVIKKSGINSFTVAVGHIGFVQELLADILGNDSRVAELLRYLNEKNYVGYTSHVKELPLSSIDTQRLLKILDLRGGIEVLDEASALTPNNKGQQALEELKTLYKLLQDYDAAQNIVFDFTLFSHMSYYTGIVFEGYAAGIGAPIASGGRYDDLLSRFDRKAPAIGFAIRMDYFIEALGSKNDTIKKQCILFTPERRKEALQLAKSKRSEGGNVVMQDLSGVRNVDEFSKRFDEIHYLIGRQQGEDL; from the coding sequence GATATCAGTTCATTCAGACCCCAACACTGGAGTATCACGAAACAGTTGGGGAAGCTTCAGCTATCTTAGATCAGCAGTTATTTAAACTTCTCGACATGGAAGGGAAAACACTTGTTTTACGTCCGGATATGACAGCGCCTATCGCACGGGTGGTTTCTTCGAGCATGAAAAATGTAGCTTATCCACTTCGACTTGCCTATAGTTCACCTGTTTTCCGTGCTCAGCAGCGTGAAGGTGGAAGACCGGCTGAATTTGAACAAGTAGGAATCGAATTGATCGGTGAGGGAACATCCAGTGCAGAAGCTGAGGCACTAGCTTTAATGACGGAAGTGATCAAAAAGAGCGGAATCAATTCTTTTACAGTAGCTGTAGGACATATTGGTTTCGTTCAAGAGCTTTTAGCAGATATTTTAGGAAACGATAGCAGGGTTGCTGAGCTTCTTCGTTACCTCAATGAGAAAAACTATGTTGGTTATACCTCTCATGTAAAAGAGCTTCCGTTATCTTCTATTGATACACAGCGCTTGTTAAAAATACTGGATTTAAGAGGCGGGATTGAAGTGCTTGATGAAGCCTCTGCATTGACTCCCAACAACAAGGGTCAGCAGGCTCTAGAAGAACTCAAAACGTTATACAAACTGCTTCAGGATTATGATGCTGCACAAAATATCGTTTTCGACTTTACGTTGTTTAGCCATATGAGCTATTACACAGGCATCGTGTTTGAAGGATATGCAGCTGGTATCGGTGCGCCAATCGCAAGCGGCGGCAGATACGACGACCTTTTGAGTCGTTTTGACCGCAAAGCGCCAGCAATCGGATTTGCGATTCGAATGGATTATTTTATAGAAGCGTTGGGAAGCAAGAACGACACGATTAAAAAACAATGCATTTTGTTTACGCCTGAACGCAGAAAAGAAGCGCTGCAACTGGCGAAATCCAAAAGATCAGAAGGCGGAAATGTAGTGATGCAAGACCTATCTGGTGTTAGAAATGTCGATGAGTTCAGCAAACGTTTCGATGAAATTCATTATTTGATCGGAAGACAGCAAGGAGAGGACTTGTAA